The following proteins come from a genomic window of Populus alba chromosome 12, ASM523922v2, whole genome shotgun sequence:
- the LOC118044773 gene encoding high-affinity nitrate transporter 3.1: MAARRLLLASLVLSCSLLPCYGAVLFSSLQRTLAVTASPTSGQVLKGGVDKITVTWGLNQTLTAETGSTYKTIKVKLCYAPTSQVDRAWRKTVDSIKKDRTCQHEIVARPYNSANKTSQSLEWTVERDVPTATYFIRAYAYNADESEVAYGQTTDAYKTTSLFQVESITGRHMTMDICSICFSVFSVVSLLVFFYIEKRKSKRSQ; this comes from the exons ATGGCGGCACGTCGTCTTCTCCTGGCATCCCTTGTTCTCTCTTGCTCTCTACTGCCTTGCTATGGAGCtgttctcttctcctctctgcAAAGAACTCTTGCAGTCACGGCTTCACCAACATCAGGACAAG TATTGAAAGGTGGTGTAGACAAGATCACTGTGACCTGGGGGCTAAACCAAACCCTCACAGCCGAGACGGGCTCGACCTACAAGACGATCAAGGTCAAACTATGCTACGCGCCCACGAGCCAAGTAGACCGCGCCTGGAGAAAAACTGTAGACAGCATAAAGAAGGACAGGACTTGCCAACATGAGATCGTTGCCAGGCCTTACAACTCTGCCAACAAGACCTCCCAATCCCTCGAGTGGACTGTTGAACGTGACGTGCCCACCGCCACGTACTTCATACGTGCCTATGCCTATAACGCCGATGAGAGCGAGGTGGCTTACGGGCAAACAACAGATGCATACAAGACCACAAGTCTGTTTCAAGTGGAATCAATCACCGGCCGCCACATGACAATGGATATTTGCTCAATTTGCTTCAGTGTCTTCTCTGTTGTGTCCCTGCTTGTTTTCTTCTACATCGAGAAGAGAAAGTCCAAGAGGTCACAATGA
- the LOC118044772 gene encoding LOW QUALITY PROTEIN: manganese-dependent ADP-ribose/CDP-alcohol diphosphatase-like (The sequence of the model RefSeq protein was modified relative to this genomic sequence to represent the inferred CDS: inserted 2 bases in 1 codon), with protein MVNSCSLWMVRIFMEIASYGICAGDTMGSTNGLVSPPGKRPLFSFGVISDVQFADIPDGHSFLGVPRYYRHSIHVLQRAVQKWNSHQNLNFVINFGDIVDGKCPPGQSLDAVKKVNNEFQKINGPVYHLIGNHCLYNLPRDKLLPLLRIPGLNGLAYYDFSPTPEYRIIVLDGYDISAIGWPQGHSKTLQALEFLEXKNPNSDKNSPAGLLGLERRFVMFNGAVGREQLEWLDGTLQDTTKLKQKVIVCCHLPLDVVASSQEALLWNYDEVMNVIHQYNCVKACLSGHDHKGGYSVDSHGVHHRSFEAALECPPNTDAYGHINVYDDRLLLFGTDRIQSTEMCFNP; from the exons GGTATCTGTGCTGGGGATACAATGGGGTCAACAAATGGATTGGTAAGTCCACCTGGGAAGCGACCTCTTTTTTCATTTGGTGTAATCTCTGATGTCCAGTTTGCTGATATTCCTGATGGTCATTCATTCCTTGGTGTTCCCCGCTATTATCGACATAGCATCCATGTATTGCAAAGGGCAGTACAAAAGTGGAATAGCCACCAGAATCTTAACTTTGTGATCAACTTTGGGGATATTGTGGATGGGAAATGCCCTCCAGGCCAATCTCTAGATGCTGTAAAGAAAGTAAATAATGAATTCCAGAAAATCAATGGTCCTGTTTATCACTTGATTGGCAATCACTGTCTCTACAATCTTCCCCGTGACAAATTACTACCACTATTGAGGATCCCAGGTCTCAATGGCCTTGCCTACTATGATTTTTCACCTACTCCAGAATACAGAATCATCGTGCTGGATGGCTATGATATCAGTGCAATTGGATGGCCTCAAGGTCATTCTAAAACTTTACAAGCACTAgaatttcttga aaagaaCCCAAATTCAGATAAAAACAGCCCAGCAGGATTGCTGGGCCTTGAAAGGAGGTTTGTAATGTTCAATGGAGCTGTTGGGAGAGAGCAACTTGAATGGTTGGATGGCACACTTCAGGATACAACAAAGCTGAAGCAGAAAGTGATCGTTTGTTGTCATCTGCCTTTGGATGTTGTTGCATCATCTCAAGAAGCACTTCTATGGAACTATGATGAAGTAATGAACGTAATCCACCAGTACAATTGTGTCAAGGCTTGCCTTTCTGGACATGATCACAAAGGTGGGTATTCAGTTGATTCCCATGGAGTACACCACAGGTCATTTGAAGCAGCCCTAGAGTGTCCTCCTAACACAGATGCATATGGACACATCAATGTTTATGACGACAGGCTACTGCTTTTTGGCACCGACAGGATTCAGAGCACCGAAATGTGTTTTAATCCTTAA